Proteins from a single region of Geothrix sp. PMB-07:
- a CDS encoding enoyl-CoA hydratase/isomerase family protein: MSAPIRFEILDRIATLTLDRPDKLNALVPEMREGFEEALARCTEPIVKALFIRGAGRAFCAGGDIGWMARALSEGRWSEMEALLDLGVTVAHGLALLPKPVVAVVQGAAAGAGMSLALSADFRVASSDAVFSMAFVKIGLHPDWGGSVALSRLVNPAIAAELMLGGDSLDAPRAQALGLVNQVVPPDQLDATVAALGRRFASGPSETFARIKATLLRNQGLDGNSLRAQLETEGAQMKAAMRHPDAREGLAAFLEKRAPVFL, from the coding sequence ATGTCCGCGCCCATTCGCTTCGAGATCCTTGATCGCATCGCCACGCTGACTCTGGACCGGCCGGACAAGCTGAATGCCCTGGTGCCTGAGATGAGGGAGGGCTTCGAGGAGGCCCTGGCCAGGTGCACTGAACCGATCGTGAAAGCCCTGTTCATCAGGGGCGCGGGCCGGGCCTTTTGCGCGGGTGGCGACATCGGTTGGATGGCCCGGGCCCTTTCGGAAGGGCGCTGGTCTGAGATGGAGGCGCTCCTGGATTTGGGAGTCACCGTGGCCCACGGCCTGGCCCTGCTGCCCAAACCCGTGGTTGCGGTGGTGCAGGGGGCCGCTGCAGGGGCCGGCATGAGTCTCGCGCTTTCGGCCGACTTCCGTGTGGCCAGCTCCGATGCAGTGTTCAGCATGGCTTTCGTGAAAATCGGTCTGCACCCGGATTGGGGCGGGAGCGTGGCCCTCTCGCGGCTGGTGAACCCCGCCATTGCCGCTGAACTCATGCTGGGTGGCGATTCCCTGGATGCACCCAGGGCCCAGGCTCTGGGGCTGGTGAATCAGGTGGTACCCCCGGATCAGCTCGACGCCACAGTGGCGGCCCTGGGCCGTCGCTTTGCCTCGGGGCCCTCTGAAACCTTCGCTCGCATCAAAGCCACCCTGCTTCGCAACCAGGGGCTGGATGGCAACAGCCTGCGCGCCCAGCTCGAAACCGAAGGAGCCCAGATGAAAGCCGCCATGCGCCATCCGGATGCCCGGGAAGGACTCGCCGCCTTCCTGGAAAAGAGGGCGCCGGTTTTCCTCTGA
- a CDS encoding gamma-glutamyl-gamma-aminobutyrate hydrolase family protein — translation MSSGNSKLLVSCKNKSGAEKHYLPALRSAGWTGPIHLAAPGEALPDLSEVSGLLLTGGYDIHPCHWDAKETVHPAAEVDADRDAFEIPLIRAAWALNLPIFGICRGEQVLNVALGGSMIQDVPDHFGCENTRHQHGTPDVPDMHHRVQLAPGSRLRALLGEDVFLVNSRHHQAVKRVAAPLVAVGWHLDTIHPETGPLIEALEATDPHRWVFGVQWHPENLVNLKGPAGDAARDLFAAFILAMGHN, via the coding sequence ATGTCAAGCGGCAACTCAAAGCTCCTCGTCAGCTGCAAAAACAAGTCGGGTGCGGAGAAGCATTACCTTCCGGCCCTCCGATCCGCCGGCTGGACCGGCCCCATCCACCTGGCCGCACCAGGAGAAGCCCTGCCGGATCTCAGCGAGGTCTCGGGCCTGCTCCTCACCGGCGGCTACGACATCCATCCCTGTCACTGGGACGCGAAGGAAACGGTCCATCCGGCAGCGGAGGTGGATGCGGATCGCGATGCTTTCGAGATCCCCCTCATCCGTGCCGCCTGGGCGTTAAACCTGCCCATCTTCGGCATCTGCCGCGGCGAGCAGGTGCTCAACGTGGCCCTGGGCGGCAGCATGATCCAGGATGTGCCCGATCACTTCGGCTGCGAGAACACGCGCCACCAGCACGGCACTCCCGATGTGCCTGACATGCATCATCGTGTGCAGTTGGCGCCGGGCTCCCGCCTGCGGGCCCTGCTCGGCGAAGATGTGTTCCTTGTGAACAGCCGCCACCATCAGGCTGTCAAGCGGGTGGCGGCGCCCCTCGTGGCCGTGGGCTGGCACCTGGACACCATCCATCCGGAAACCGGTCCCCTCATCGAAGCCCTGGAAGCCACGGATCCCCACCGCTGGGTATTCGGTGTCCAGTGGCATCCGGAGAACCTGGTGAATCTGAAAGGGCCCGCGGGAGATGCGGCGCGGGACCTTTTCGCGGCATTCATCCTGGCAATGGGCCACAACTGA
- a CDS encoding single-stranded DNA-binding protein — MSGSLNKVMLIGNLGRDPELKATPSGQSVARFSVATTETWKNQSGEKQSKTEWHNIVVWGKQAEIAEKYLRKGKQVMIEGRIQYREYTDQAGVKKTACDIRCDNFVMLGRMDEGGGGRDSGGYGGRASGGGSQDFEDHGAPSPAGGGSFPDDDIPF, encoded by the coding sequence ATGTCCGGATCCTTGAACAAAGTCATGCTCATCGGCAACCTGGGCCGCGACCCCGAGCTGAAGGCCACGCCTTCGGGTCAGAGCGTCGCCCGCTTTTCCGTGGCCACCACCGAAACCTGGAAGAACCAGAGCGGTGAAAAGCAGAGCAAAACGGAATGGCACAACATCGTGGTGTGGGGCAAGCAGGCCGAGATCGCCGAGAAGTACCTGCGCAAGGGCAAGCAGGTGATGATCGAGGGCCGCATCCAGTACCGCGAATACACCGATCAGGCCGGCGTGAAGAAGACCGCCTGCGACATCCGCTGCGACAACTTCGTGATGCTGGGCCGCATGGATGAAGGCGGCGGTGGCCGCGACAGCGGTGGCTATGGTGGCCGCGCTTCCGGCGGCGGCTCCCAGGACTTCGAGGATCACGGCGCCCCCAGCCCGGCCGGTGGCGGCAGCTTCCCGGATGATGACATTCCGTTCTGA